The Pseudomonas fluorescens nucleotide sequence CCAGCGGTGCATGTTGACTATTGATGGCGACGAAAGCGGTCATGAAGGCTTCGGTCTTTTCCACTTTCAATGTCGGGTCTTCAGTGGCCGCGGCGATATCCAGCGGTTTCGGCGAGAGGGCAATCTGGCACTCGTTGCGCTTGAGTTTTTGCAGGCGCACGTTGGCGTCCGGGGTGATAGCGAAGATCAGTGGGTCGATACCCGGCTTGCCGGCAAAGTAGTCCGGGTTGGCCCGGTAGCGGATGACTGCGTCCTTCTGGAAACGATTGAACACAAATGGCCCGGTGCCGATCGGCTGGCTGTTGAGCTTCTCCGGTGTGCCGGCCTTGAGCAACTGGTCGGCGTACTCGGCGGAGTAGATCGAGGCAAAGCCCATGCTCAGGGTGGCCAGGAAGGTGGCGTCGGGGTGATCGAGGGTAAAGCGCACGGTTAGCGGGTCGACGGCCTCGATCTGTTTGATCAGGCTTGGCAACTGCAGCGACTGGGCGTGGGGGTAGCCGCGCTGGGCGATCTTGTGCCAGGAATGGGCGGGGTAGAGCATGCGCTGGAAGCTGAACAGCACGTCGTCAGCATCCAGTGTGCGGCCGGGCTTGAAGTAGCCGGTGCTGTGGAATTTCACCCCCGGGCGCAACTTGAATTCGTAAATCAGGCCGTCTGGCGACACCGTCCAGCTTTCGGCCAGGCTCGGTACCACCTGGCCCTGGCGCGCGTCGAACCCGACCAGGCTGTTCATCAACACATCAGCCGAGGCATTGGTGGTGGTCAGCGAGTTGTACTGGACCACGTCGAAGCCTTCGGGGCTGGCTTCGGTGCACACACTCAGCGCAGCCGCCTGGGCGAAAGCCGGGCCGAGCAAGGTGGCGAACAACAGGGGTAGAACGGCAGCGCGCATGGGGATTCCTTGGCTGATCGATGGCCCATCTGCCAGTGCAGTCTGGAAAAGTCCTACCCTAGTGTGCTGTGAGACAAATGACCATATCCTTTTTTGCCGATCGGGCGACGGACGGTCGACAGCCGGCCGGGCCAGTGGTTATGCTGCTCCGGCGTGTCGAACAGCGAGTCAAAGCACATCTTCTGTTGTTGTGCTCTGGTCTTTCTGGTATAAAGCAGCGCTCTTTTCTAGGGGCTCGGCTTGTCGCATCTGCTGACCGAGTCGATAAGACCCTGAAGAAACACGGCGCCTGGCGCCAAAGACTGAGAGATTAAGCGGCCAACCCATGCCGGGTTGGGCATGTGGTTTTAGAGGGCTGAGGCATGTCGAGAGTCTGTCAAGTTACCGGTAAGGGTCCGGTAACCGGGAATAACATTTCCCACGCAAACAACAAAACCCGTCGTCGTTTCCTGCCGAACCTGCAGCATCATCGCTTCTGGGTCGAGTCCGAGAAGCGTTTCGTGCGTCTGCGCGTATCTGCCAAAGGCATGCGCATCATCGACAAGCGCGGCATTGATGCCGTTCTGGTCGACATTCGCCGTAACGGCGCTAA carries:
- the rpmB gene encoding 50S ribosomal protein L28, with amino-acid sequence MSRVCQVTGKGPVTGNNISHANNKTRRRFLPNLQHHRFWVESEKRFVRLRVSAKGMRIIDKRGIDAVLVDIRRNGAKV
- a CDS encoding ABC transporter substrate-binding protein; this encodes MRAAVLPLLFATLLGPAFAQAAALSVCTEASPEGFDVVQYNSLTTTNASADVLMNSLVGFDARQGQVVPSLAESWTVSPDGLIYEFKLRPGVKFHSTGYFKPGRTLDADDVLFSFQRMLYPAHSWHKIAQRGYPHAQSLQLPSLIKQIEAVDPLTVRFTLDHPDATFLATLSMGFASIYSAEYADQLLKAGTPEKLNSQPIGTGPFVFNRFQKDAVIRYRANPDYFAGKPGIDPLIFAITPDANVRLQKLKRNECQIALSPKPLDIAAATEDPTLKVEKTEAFMTAFVAINSQHAPLDKPEVRQAINLAFDKASYLKAVFEDTAVAANGPYPPNTWSYAKDLPGYPANLDKAQALLAKAGLKDGFSTTIWTRPQGSLLNPNPSLGAQLLQADLGKIGIKAEIRVIEWGELIRRAKAGEHDLLFMGWAGDSGDPDNFLSPQFSCAAVKSGTNFARYCDQRLDQLISAGKTTNDQSVRSRLYQQAQTLIQQQALWLPLAHPTAAVLARKDVQGYQVSPFGRQDFAGVSTSR